Proteins encoded together in one Marinobacter sp. Arc7-DN-1 window:
- the ilvN gene encoding acetolactate synthase small subunit, with amino-acid sequence MRRIISVLLENEPGALSRVVGLFSQRNYNIESLTVAPTEDETLSRLTVTTTGSDKVIEQITKQLNKLIEVVKLVDLTEGAHIERELMLVKLKATGSQRAEIKRTVDIFRGQIVDVTSSVYTVQLAGDSEKLDGFIQAIGTSGVLEVVRTGVSGIARGEKVLSL; translated from the coding sequence ATGCGTCGAATCATTTCTGTTTTGCTTGAAAACGAACCGGGCGCACTGTCACGGGTAGTAGGCCTGTTTTCCCAGCGTAACTACAATATCGAAAGCCTGACTGTGGCGCCGACCGAGGACGAGACCCTGTCCCGTCTGACGGTGACAACTACCGGTTCGGACAAGGTTATCGAGCAGATTACCAAGCAGTTGAACAAGCTGATCGAGGTAGTAAAGCTGGTCGATCTGACCGAGGGCGCCCACATCGAGCGTGAACTGATGCTGGTGAAGCTGAAAGCGACCGGTTCCCAGCGTGCCGAGATAAAGCGTACGGTGGACATCTTCCGCGGCCAGATCGTGGATGTGACCAGCTCGGTTTACACCGTTCAGCTGGCAGGCGACAGCGAAAAGCTCGATGGTTTTATCCAGGCCATTGGCACCTCGGGTGTGCTGGAAGTGGTGCGTACCGGTGTATCCGGTATTGCCCGTGGCGAAAAGGTGCTCAGCCTTTAA
- the ilvC gene encoding ketol-acid reductoisomerase: MQVYYDKDCDLSIIQGKKVAVIGFGSQGHAHACNLKESGVDVTVGLRPGSSSIAKAEAYGLKTSDVPSAVAAADVVMVLTPDEFQAQLYQAEIEPNLKQGATLAFAHGFAIHYNQIVPRKDLDVIMVAPKAPGHTVRTEFTRGGGIPDLIAIFQDSSGNAKNLALSYASGIGGGRTGIIETTFKDETETDLFGEQAVLCGGTVELVKAAFETLVDGGYEPEMAYFECLHELKLIVDLMYEGGIANMNYSISNNAEYGEYVTGPEIINEQSREAMRNALKRIQSGEYAKMFISEGALNYPSMTARRRQNAAHEIEIVGEKLRGMMPWISANKIVDKDKN, translated from the coding sequence ATGCAGGTTTATTACGATAAGGATTGCGATCTTTCCATCATCCAGGGCAAGAAAGTTGCCGTCATCGGTTTCGGTTCGCAGGGCCACGCCCACGCGTGCAACCTGAAGGAATCCGGCGTTGATGTCACCGTTGGTCTGCGCCCGGGCTCTTCCTCCATCGCCAAGGCGGAAGCCTACGGCCTGAAGACCAGCGACGTTCCCTCTGCCGTTGCGGCAGCCGACGTTGTTATGGTTCTGACTCCTGACGAGTTCCAGGCTCAGCTGTACCAGGCTGAAATCGAGCCGAACCTGAAGCAGGGCGCAACCCTGGCCTTCGCTCATGGCTTTGCCATTCACTACAACCAGATCGTTCCACGCAAGGATCTGGATGTCATCATGGTTGCCCCGAAAGCCCCGGGCCACACGGTCCGTACCGAGTTCACCCGTGGTGGCGGTATCCCAGACCTGATCGCCATCTTCCAGGACTCTTCCGGCAACGCCAAGAACCTGGCCCTTTCCTATGCCAGCGGTATCGGTGGCGGTCGTACCGGCATTATCGAAACCACCTTCAAGGACGAGACTGAAACCGATCTGTTCGGTGAGCAGGCAGTTCTGTGCGGTGGTACTGTCGAGCTGGTCAAAGCGGCTTTTGAAACGCTTGTGGATGGCGGTTACGAGCCGGAAATGGCTTATTTCGAGTGTCTGCACGAGCTGAAGCTGATCGTTGATCTGATGTACGAAGGCGGCATCGCCAATATGAACTACTCCATCTCCAATAACGCGGAGTATGGTGAGTATGTGACTGGCCCGGAGATCATCAACGAGCAGTCCCGCGAGGCCATGCGCAACGCACTGAAGCGCATCCAGAGCGGTGAGTACGCCAAGATGTTCATCTCCGAAGGTGCGCTGAACTACCCGTCCATGACGGCGCGTCGTCGCCAGAACGCTGCTCACGAAATCGAGATTGTGGGTGAGAAACTGCGCGGCATGATGCCGTGGATCTCCGCGAACAAGATCGTGGATAAGGACAAAAACTAA
- the pssA gene encoding CDP-diacylglycerol--serine O-phosphatidyltransferase: MTEERTSADDMQNPDYEVEAGEVVEEELVGGAPVRRKGIYLLPNALTTASLFSGFYAIVSAANGVFDNAAIAIFVSMILDGLDGRVARMTNTQSKFGEEYDSLADMVAFGVAPGLVAFFWSLNSFDKVGWAITFIYVAGAALRLARFNTQIGSVDKKFFVGLPSPAAAACVAGLVWCFHLFEPATWLTLLTMVVVGGTGVLMVSNILYRSFKDLDLRGRVPFAAILLVVLIFVVIALDPATVLFTGFLIYALSGPIRALFRGKPRKTLGATD; this comes from the coding sequence ATGACTGAAGAAAGAACATCTGCTGACGACATGCAGAATCCAGACTATGAAGTTGAAGCCGGAGAAGTTGTTGAGGAAGAGCTTGTTGGAGGTGCGCCGGTTCGGCGTAAAGGTATCTACCTTCTTCCCAATGCGCTGACGACGGCCTCCCTGTTTTCTGGTTTTTACGCCATTGTTTCTGCCGCAAACGGCGTCTTTGATAACGCCGCCATTGCCATTTTTGTTTCGATGATCCTGGATGGTCTGGACGGTCGCGTGGCCCGGATGACCAACACTCAGAGCAAGTTTGGTGAGGAATACGACAGTCTCGCCGACATGGTGGCCTTTGGTGTTGCACCGGGTCTCGTTGCCTTTTTCTGGTCACTGAACAGTTTTGACAAGGTTGGCTGGGCTATTACCTTCATATACGTCGCTGGCGCCGCGCTGCGTCTGGCCCGTTTCAATACCCAGATCGGTTCTGTCGACAAGAAATTTTTCGTTGGCCTGCCAAGCCCGGCAGCTGCCGCTTGCGTCGCCGGGCTGGTCTGGTGTTTCCATCTCTTCGAACCGGCCACCTGGCTCACGTTGCTGACCATGGTCGTGGTGGGTGGTACCGGAGTTCTGATGGTCAGCAATATTCTGTATCGCAGTTTCAAGGATCTGGATCTGCGTGGCCGGGTGCCCTTCGCAGCGATTCTTCTTGTTGTGCTTATATTTGTGGTGATTGCGCTAGACCCTGCAACCGTACTCTTTACCGGGTTCCTTATCTACGCGTTGTCCGGTCCCATTCGTGCCCTGTTCCGCGGAAAACCCCGGAAAACCCTGGGCGCCACCGACTAA
- the msrP gene encoding protein-methionine-sulfoxide reductase catalytic subunit MsrP, protein MFIKKRPSWALPHFAITPESVYLNRRQFMSGTVAMAAGLSMPGLLSAAELPVQGETLDFISMPRYSTNEKKTPFEDVARYNNFYEFGTGKDDPAKYADEMTVDPWSVVVEGECERPGEYALEELLKPYEYQERVYRLRCVEAWSMVIPWIGVPLADILKRLRPTSRAKYVYFETLYDPGQMRGQRSLFSTIDWPYQEGLRMDEAMNELSFLAVGLYGKALPKQNGAPIRLVVPWKYGFKSIKSIVKIRFQEERPKTTWEMIAPQEYGFYANVNPAVDHPRWSQKKERRLPSGLFSPNWVETVRFNGYGEQVAHLYKGMDLRKYY, encoded by the coding sequence ATGTTTATCAAGAAGCGCCCATCCTGGGCTTTGCCCCACTTCGCAATAACGCCCGAGTCCGTCTATCTGAATCGAAGACAGTTCATGTCCGGCACCGTTGCCATGGCCGCCGGGCTTTCCATGCCCGGGCTTTTATCTGCCGCAGAGTTACCGGTTCAGGGTGAAACCCTGGATTTCATCTCAATGCCCCGCTACTCCACGAATGAAAAGAAGACGCCATTCGAAGATGTGGCCCGGTACAATAATTTCTATGAATTTGGAACGGGAAAGGATGATCCTGCCAAATATGCCGACGAAATGACGGTCGATCCCTGGTCGGTGGTTGTTGAGGGAGAGTGTGAGCGGCCAGGTGAGTACGCGCTTGAGGAGCTGCTCAAGCCTTACGAGTATCAGGAGCGTGTTTACCGTCTCCGTTGTGTTGAGGCGTGGTCCATGGTGATACCCTGGATTGGTGTGCCGCTGGCGGACATCCTCAAGCGATTGCGGCCCACCTCCCGCGCGAAGTATGTGTACTTCGAAACTCTGTACGATCCGGGCCAGATGCGCGGGCAGCGCTCCCTCTTCAGCACCATCGACTGGCCTTACCAGGAAGGGTTGCGGATGGATGAGGCCATGAACGAACTGAGCTTTCTGGCAGTCGGGCTTTATGGTAAGGCTCTGCCTAAACAGAATGGCGCGCCAATTCGACTGGTTGTCCCCTGGAAGTACGGTTTCAAAAGCATCAAGTCCATCGTAAAGATCCGGTTCCAGGAGGAGCGGCCAAAAACGACCTGGGAAATGATTGCGCCACAGGAATACGGCTTTTACGCCAACGTGAACCCCGCGGTTGATCATCCCAGGTGGAGCCAGAAGAAGGAAAGGAGGCTTCCCTCCGGGCTGTTTTCTCCCAACTGGGTGGAAACGGTCAGATTTAACGGCTATGGCGAGCAGGTCGCCCATCTCTATAAAGGCATGGATCTGCGGAAGTACTATTAA
- a CDS encoding sulfite oxidase heme-binding subunit YedZ — MLISRWVGHPRFLLAFRFLAALLASAPLLFLITGIAAQSLGPDPGQEVTESLGLAAFQLLIATLCMTPLKRWTGWGGWIRIRRMLGLFAFFYATLHVLAFLQFILGWTDLWATFTKRPYIVAGALSFLMLVPLALTSTRGMMRRLGKNWMQLHKLAYPSVVVAWVHFIWQARSDVGEMVFYGLAILVLLAVRWKWAGSRGMIPFARG; from the coding sequence ATGCTCATTTCCCGCTGGGTCGGACACCCCCGATTTCTGCTGGCTTTCCGGTTTTTGGCCGCCTTGCTGGCCAGTGCGCCCCTTCTGTTTCTGATCACCGGTATCGCAGCGCAATCTCTCGGGCCAGACCCGGGCCAGGAAGTAACCGAGTCTCTGGGGCTGGCGGCCTTTCAGCTACTCATAGCCACGCTATGTATGACGCCGCTCAAGCGCTGGACCGGCTGGGGCGGCTGGATCCGGATTCGGCGCATGCTGGGATTGTTCGCGTTTTTTTACGCAACGCTTCATGTTCTGGCGTTTCTGCAGTTTATTCTTGGTTGGACTGACTTGTGGGCAACTTTTACCAAACGGCCTTACATCGTAGCGGGCGCCTTGTCTTTCCTGATGCTGGTTCCTCTTGCTCTGACATCAACCAGGGGAATGATGAGGCGACTGGGCAAGAACTGGATGCAGCTGCACAAACTGGCTTATCCGAGTGTTGTTGTCGCCTGGGTTCATTTTATCTGGCAGGCTCGCAGCGATGTGGGGGAGATGGTGTTTTATGGTCTGGCCATACTGGTGCTTCTTGCGGTTCGCTGGAAGTGGGCGGGCTCGCGGGGAATGATTCCGTTTGCCAGGGGCTGA
- a CDS encoding GGDEF domain-containing protein: protein MPCSPKKGPGGIDCEAGGISAGLSEKTLRLLLEAMEITADGIGIFDPDDRLIFSNSANAALFGLTPQQAQGKTFEELVRHCYREHVGINIETDDIEQWLAMAHQKRRRHRYRSFQTDMLDGRWVQLTEQLTEGGEMFTFFTDITEQKRIERKLERLTAKLSTQANTDDLTGINNRRNFLRLAQQEVSRCRRAGRDCALLVIDVDFFKLVNDEYGHQVGDCVLCNITAALSKELREYDVLGRLGGEEFAALIPENGTVQALEVAERLRKAVVSIDHGEVCDGLRPTISVGLAVSEGAGIALDWLISRADQALYRAKNAGRNCCVLWSDAGN from the coding sequence ATGCCATGCAGTCCGAAGAAAGGTCCTGGCGGTATCGACTGTGAAGCAGGCGGTATTAGTGCCGGCCTGTCAGAGAAAACTCTCAGGCTGCTGCTCGAGGCCATGGAAATTACCGCAGACGGGATTGGCATCTTTGACCCGGACGACCGTCTCATCTTCTCCAACAGCGCCAACGCCGCATTATTTGGCTTAACGCCGCAGCAGGCCCAGGGTAAAACCTTTGAAGAGCTGGTGCGCCACTGCTATCGAGAGCATGTCGGGATAAATATTGAAACTGACGACATTGAACAGTGGCTGGCCATGGCCCACCAAAAGCGCCGTCGCCATCGCTACCGTTCCTTTCAAACAGATATGTTGGATGGACGCTGGGTGCAGCTTACCGAGCAGCTTACCGAAGGCGGCGAGATGTTCACTTTCTTTACAGATATCACCGAGCAGAAACGTATAGAGCGCAAGTTGGAGAGACTCACAGCCAAGCTGAGCACGCAGGCCAATACCGATGATCTCACCGGCATTAATAACCGCCGCAACTTTCTGCGCCTTGCCCAGCAGGAAGTGAGCCGCTGTCGCCGCGCAGGCAGGGACTGTGCCCTGTTGGTGATCGATGTGGACTTTTTCAAGCTGGTAAATGATGAGTATGGTCATCAGGTCGGCGATTGTGTGCTGTGTAACATCACTGCGGCTCTCAGCAAGGAATTGCGGGAATACGACGTATTGGGCCGGTTGGGTGGGGAGGAATTTGCGGCCCTGATTCCGGAAAATGGTACAGTGCAGGCGCTTGAGGTGGCCGAGCGGTTGCGAAAAGCCGTGGTTTCCATCGATCATGGTGAAGTTTGCGACGGGCTCCGGCCGACAATCTCGGTAGGGCTTGCGGTCAGCGAGGGCGCCGGGATCGCCTTGGACTGGTTGATTTCCCGGGCGGACCAGGCCCTCTACCGGGCCAAGAATGCCGGGCGTAACTGCTGCGTCCTCTGGAGCGATGCAGGCAACTGA
- a CDS encoding 2-isopropylmalate synthase, translated as MSATEHLVIFDTTLRDGEQSPGATMNKAEKLRIAKALERLRVDVIEAGFAIASQGDFEAVKSIAESIKDSTVCSLARALDNDIDRAAEAIRPAERGRIHTFIATSPIHMKHKLQMQPDDVVGQAVRAVKRARSHVDDVEFSCEDAGRSELDFLCRIIEAAIDAGARTINIPDTVGYAIPEQFGETIRQLLNRIPNADKAIFSVHCHNDLGLAVANSLAAVSQGARQVECTINGLGERAGNAALEEVVMAVRTRQDLFHIDTRIEAQHIVPASRLVSTITGFPVQPNKAIVGANAFAHESGIHQDGVLKHRETYEIMRAQDVGWHTNSLVLGKHSGRNAFRTRLLELGIQFETETELNEAFTRFKALADLKHEIFDEDLQAIASDTRQKEEDGRYGLVCMQVCSETGVVPKANLTLTMDGKEHKVEAEGSGPVDATFKAIESLVDSGCNLQLYSVNNITSGTDAQGEVTVRLERGGRIVNGVGADTDIIIASAKAYIEALNLISKGGIRQHPQVADV; from the coding sequence ATGTCTGCAACTGAGCATTTGGTTATCTTCGATACAACGCTCCGTGATGGTGAGCAAAGCCCCGGCGCCACCATGAACAAGGCGGAGAAGCTCCGTATTGCCAAAGCGCTGGAAAGGCTTCGCGTTGACGTTATAGAGGCGGGTTTTGCCATTGCCAGTCAGGGTGATTTCGAGGCGGTGAAATCAATCGCCGAGTCGATAAAAGACTCAACGGTCTGTAGCCTTGCCCGGGCGCTTGATAATGACATCGACCGTGCCGCCGAGGCGATCAGACCGGCCGAGCGTGGCCGTATTCATACCTTCATTGCCACCTCTCCAATCCACATGAAGCACAAGCTCCAGATGCAGCCAGACGATGTTGTCGGGCAGGCTGTGCGGGCAGTAAAGAGAGCCCGTAGCCACGTGGACGATGTGGAGTTTTCCTGCGAAGACGCCGGCCGTTCCGAGCTTGATTTTCTGTGTCGTATCATTGAGGCGGCGATAGACGCCGGAGCCCGCACCATTAACATCCCGGATACCGTGGGCTATGCGATTCCCGAACAGTTTGGCGAAACCATTCGTCAGCTCCTGAATCGCATTCCCAATGCCGATAAGGCGATTTTCTCGGTGCATTGTCACAACGATCTCGGCCTTGCCGTGGCCAACTCGCTGGCCGCTGTTTCCCAGGGAGCTCGCCAGGTAGAATGCACCATAAATGGTTTGGGTGAGCGTGCCGGTAACGCTGCTTTGGAAGAGGTTGTGATGGCCGTTCGTACCCGTCAGGATCTGTTCCATATCGATACCCGAATCGAGGCACAACATATTGTCCCGGCTTCGCGCCTGGTCTCGACCATCACCGGTTTCCCCGTTCAGCCCAACAAGGCCATTGTCGGCGCCAATGCCTTTGCCCATGAGTCCGGCATTCATCAGGATGGTGTTCTCAAGCATCGTGAGACCTATGAAATCATGCGTGCCCAGGATGTGGGCTGGCACACCAACAGTCTGGTATTGGGTAAGCATTCCGGCCGAAATGCCTTCCGCACGCGGTTACTTGAGCTGGGTATCCAGTTCGAAACCGAGACAGAGCTGAATGAGGCGTTCACGCGGTTCAAGGCTCTGGCGGACCTGAAACACGAGATTTTCGATGAAGATCTGCAGGCGATCGCCAGTGATACCCGCCAGAAGGAGGAAGATGGCCGTTACGGTCTGGTCTGTATGCAGGTCTGTTCGGAAACCGGCGTGGTTCCCAAGGCAAATCTCACACTGACGATGGATGGCAAAGAGCACAAGGTGGAAGCCGAAGGCAGCGGCCCTGTAGATGCCACGTTCAAGGCCATTGAGTCCCTGGTGGACTCCGGATGCAACCTCCAGCTTTATTCCGTCAACAATATCACCAGTGGTACCGACGCCCAGGGCGAGGTAACGGTGCGTCTTGAGCGGGGCGGTCGGATCGTTAACGGCGTTGGGGCCGATACCGATATCATCATCGCTTCTGCAAAGGCCTACATTGAAGCCCTTAATCTGATCAGCAAAGGCGGCATTCGGCAACATCCACAGGTAGCGGATGTCTGA
- a CDS encoding 2-isopropylmalate synthase — protein sequence MIRSEAERQFYLGAAGIRVWYARQPLPGAAPSPEFEFPEEAAVAEVPLEISEPASRPCGVSGKTARSVPSVRNRNQGAARIADLQALMEGGTGALEKPASESPEQESPVGADQNSPQPEPAGEVVAGVPENPVRNISLMLLAGDNVALIAAISAEASTRLQETLALNILKSLGEQGGRVLGHVRWPVFNNLLVPGNSTGDLVEVMRNVLSGLDHQKVVVLGTEAETGKDWLAEALGRDITVNFQHSLAELAGDPAMKRSLWHQLKAMAGR from the coding sequence ATGATTAGGTCAGAAGCAGAGCGCCAGTTCTATCTGGGAGCGGCAGGCATCCGTGTATGGTATGCCCGCCAGCCACTGCCTGGTGCGGCGCCGAGTCCGGAATTTGAATTCCCGGAAGAGGCAGCTGTTGCGGAGGTTCCGCTGGAAATTTCCGAGCCTGCCTCTCGCCCGTGCGGGGTTTCCGGAAAAACGGCCCGGTCAGTGCCGTCGGTCAGGAACCGCAATCAGGGTGCCGCACGAATTGCCGATCTGCAGGCGTTGATGGAGGGCGGTACCGGGGCTTTGGAGAAGCCTGCGTCTGAGTCTCCGGAACAGGAATCTCCGGTGGGTGCGGACCAGAATTCGCCGCAACCAGAGCCTGCAGGTGAGGTTGTCGCAGGAGTTCCGGAGAACCCGGTCAGAAATATAAGCCTGATGCTCCTGGCCGGCGATAATGTTGCCCTCATAGCAGCCATATCGGCCGAAGCCAGTACCCGGCTCCAGGAAACCCTGGCGCTGAACATTCTCAAGAGTCTGGGCGAACAGGGGGGGCGGGTTTTGGGCCACGTGCGCTGGCCCGTGTTCAATAATCTTCTGGTTCCCGGAAATTCTACCGGTGACCTTGTTGAGGTGATGCGCAATGTCCTGTCCGGGCTGGATCACCAGAAAGTTGTTGTGCTGGGAACCGAGGCCGAGACCGGAAAAGATTGGCTGGCAGAAGCCCTGGGGCGCGATATAACGGTTAATTTCCAGCACTCTCTCGCTGAACTTGCCGGCGATCCCGCTATGAAGCGTTCGCTCTGGCATCAGCTCAAGGCTATGGCAGGCCGCTGA
- the rimI gene encoding ribosomal protein S18-alanine N-acetyltransferase produces the protein MPCPEPYQCVMEADLLFRPLVPEDITAVLDIELQGYSYPWSEAVFLDCFKDSYRFWAACQGESLVGYAVVTYVVGEAHLLNICMHPRVRGKGVGRQLLRHVLAAASHEGMSQLLLEVRASNKAAIALYEDEGFREIGRRPGYYPSANGREDARVMVLGLGQ, from the coding sequence ATGCCCTGTCCGGAGCCTTACCAGTGCGTGATGGAGGCAGACCTTCTGTTTCGGCCGCTGGTGCCAGAGGACATCACCGCGGTATTGGATATTGAGCTGCAGGGTTATTCTTATCCGTGGAGCGAAGCGGTATTCCTCGACTGTTTCAAGGACAGTTATCGCTTCTGGGCAGCCTGTCAGGGCGAATCGCTTGTGGGATACGCGGTTGTCACCTACGTGGTCGGCGAGGCGCACCTCCTGAATATTTGCATGCACCCCCGAGTTCGTGGCAAGGGAGTCGGCCGACAGCTTCTGAGGCATGTGCTCGCTGCCGCGTCCCATGAAGGCATGTCACAGCTTTTACTGGAAGTGCGAGCCAGCAACAAAGCTGCCATAGCGCTCTATGAAGATGAGGGTTTCAGGGAAATAGGGCGTCGCCCCGGGTACTACCCTTCAGCCAATGGCCGGGAGGATGCCCGGGTGATGGTTCTTGGCCTCGGCCAGTGA
- the prfC gene encoding peptide chain release factor 3, with protein MSNLSQEVAKRRTFAIISHPDAGKTTITEKVLLFGQAIQKAGTVKGKKSGQHAKSDWMEMEKERGISVTTSVMQFPYGGKLVNLLDTPGHEDFSEDTYRTLTAVDSCLMVIDSAKGVEERTIKLMEVTRLRDTPIITFMNKLDRDTRDPVELMDEVEDILKIACAPITWPIGMGKSFKGVYHLLRDEAILYQSGQGHTIQEKRVIAGLDNPELEQAVGAYAEDLRDEIELVKGASHQFDQEAFLAGELTPVFFGTALGNFGVDHMLDGLVEWAPEPQPRETDQRLVQPAEDGFSGFVFKIQANMDPQHRDRVAFLRIVSGNYSQGMKARHVRIGKEVRFSDALTFMAGDREHAEEAFAGDIIGLHNHGTIQLGDTFTAGEDMKFTGIPNFAPELFRRIRLKDPLKAKQLQKGLIQLSEEGAVQVFRPLRNNDLIVGAVGVLQFDVVVSRLKSEYKVEAVYEPINVATARWVTCNDERKLDEFQRKNNDNLALDGSDRLAYIAPTMVNLNLAQERYPDIQFHKTREH; from the coding sequence ATGTCTAACCTTTCCCAGGAAGTGGCCAAGCGCCGCACCTTCGCGATTATCTCGCACCCGGACGCCGGTAAAACCACCATTACCGAGAAGGTCCTGTTATTCGGCCAGGCGATTCAGAAGGCCGGTACCGTCAAAGGAAAGAAGTCCGGCCAGCATGCCAAGTCGGACTGGATGGAAATGGAGAAAGAGCGTGGTATTTCCGTGACCACATCGGTCATGCAGTTTCCCTATGGTGGCAAGCTGGTGAACCTGCTGGATACGCCGGGTCATGAGGATTTTTCCGAAGATACGTATCGTACCCTGACGGCGGTCGATTCCTGCCTGATGGTGATCGACAGTGCCAAGGGCGTTGAGGAACGGACCATCAAGCTGATGGAAGTCACGCGTTTGCGTGACACCCCCATTATTACCTTCATGAACAAGCTGGACCGGGATACCCGGGATCCGGTGGAGTTGATGGACGAAGTTGAGGATATTCTGAAAATTGCCTGCGCGCCAATTACCTGGCCGATCGGAATGGGCAAGAGCTTCAAGGGCGTTTACCACCTGCTCCGGGATGAGGCGATTCTTTATCAATCCGGTCAGGGCCACACCATTCAGGAAAAACGGGTTATCGCAGGGCTGGATAACCCGGAGCTGGAACAGGCGGTTGGGGCATACGCCGAAGACTTGCGGGATGAAATCGAGCTGGTCAAGGGCGCTTCCCATCAATTTGATCAGGAAGCCTTTCTCGCAGGTGAGCTGACACCGGTATTCTTTGGTACCGCTTTGGGCAACTTCGGCGTCGACCACATGCTGGACGGTTTGGTGGAGTGGGCGCCGGAGCCGCAGCCCCGGGAAACCGACCAGAGGCTGGTGCAGCCGGCCGAAGACGGGTTTTCGGGATTTGTGTTCAAGATCCAGGCAAACATGGATCCCCAGCACCGAGACCGTGTGGCGTTCCTCCGCATCGTATCCGGTAACTACAGTCAGGGTATGAAGGCCCGTCATGTGCGCATCGGCAAAGAGGTGCGTTTTTCCGACGCACTGACTTTTATGGCCGGTGATCGGGAACACGCCGAAGAGGCCTTTGCGGGCGACATTATTGGCCTGCACAATCACGGCACCATTCAGCTGGGTGATACGTTCACCGCCGGCGAAGACATGAAATTTACCGGGATTCCGAATTTCGCTCCGGAACTGTTCCGCCGTATCCGACTCAAGGATCCGCTCAAGGCCAAGCAGCTCCAGAAGGGCCTGATACAGCTGTCCGAGGAGGGCGCCGTTCAGGTCTTCAGGCCGCTCCGTAACAACGATCTTATTGTGGGTGCGGTAGGTGTGTTGCAGTTTGATGTGGTGGTCAGTCGTCTGAAAAGCGAATACAAGGTCGAGGCCGTCTATGAGCCGATTAATGTGGCCACTGCCCGCTGGGTGACCTGCAATGACGAGCGGAAACTCGATGAGTTCCAGCGCAAGAACAACGACAACCTGGCGCTCGATGGCAGCGACCGGCTGGCCTATATTGCCCCGACCATGGTAAACCTGAATCTGGCCCAAGAACGGTACCCCGACATACAGTTCCACAAGACCCGGGAGCACTGA
- a CDS encoding TatD family hydrolase, translating into MQLIDAHCHFDFPQFDGRRETELERARSRGVSRLVIPGVRRPDWGRVRRTALAHEGLFYCLGIHPWFVDEHSGQDLVALEQLLASKPERCVAIGECGLDRLRGSLEAQWPWFEAQVSLASELNMPLVIHSVKTHDEVHGLLNRRQWSGRALIHGFSGSFQQAEKLVDLGCFIGVGGVITHPRARKTRDAIARLPTESLVLETDAPDMAPEGVRPGRNSPVYLPQILDILAEIRGVEPEALALALKGNVSRLYGWPAAGIGE; encoded by the coding sequence TTGCAACTGATCGACGCCCACTGCCATTTCGATTTTCCACAGTTTGACGGCCGTCGCGAGACGGAGCTTGAGCGGGCTCGCTCCCGCGGTGTCAGTCGTTTGGTCATACCTGGTGTGCGCCGACCGGACTGGGGCAGGGTTCGGCGAACAGCGCTGGCCCATGAGGGTCTGTTTTACTGTCTGGGGATTCACCCGTGGTTTGTGGATGAGCATTCCGGGCAAGACCTCGTTGCGCTTGAGCAGTTGCTGGCGAGTAAGCCCGAGCGTTGTGTCGCAATCGGCGAGTGCGGGCTGGACCGGCTCAGGGGAAGCCTTGAGGCTCAATGGCCCTGGTTTGAGGCTCAGGTGAGTCTGGCGTCCGAACTGAATATGCCGCTGGTTATTCACTCGGTTAAAACCCATGATGAGGTGCACGGCCTGCTCAATCGCAGGCAGTGGAGTGGTCGGGCCTTGATTCACGGTTTTTCCGGAAGCTTTCAGCAGGCGGAAAAGCTGGTCGATCTGGGCTGTTTCATAGGGGTTGGCGGAGTGATTACCCATCCCCGGGCGCGCAAGACCCGCGATGCCATTGCAAGGCTGCCAACTGAATCCCTGGTGCTCGAGACAGACGCACCGGATATGGCACCTGAAGGCGTCCGGCCGGGGCGGAATTCTCCGGTCTATCTGCCGCAAATTCTGGACATTCTGGCAGAAATCCGGGGGGTGGAACCGGAAGCGCTGGCGCTGGCGCTAAAGGGTAATGTGTCGAGATTATACGGATGGCCCGCTGCCGGTATAGGGGAATAA
- the rplM gene encoding 50S ribosomal protein L13, whose amino-acid sequence MKTLSAKPETVKRDWYVVDAAGKTLGRLSTEIARRLRGKHKPEYTPHVDTGDYIVVINAGQVRVTGNKASDKMYYSHTGFPGGIKSINFEKLVDKAPEQIIQKSVKGMLPKGPLGRAMFKKLKIYAGAEHPHAAQQPKELDI is encoded by the coding sequence ATGAAGACTCTGAGTGCGAAACCAGAAACAGTAAAGCGTGACTGGTACGTTGTAGACGCAGCCGGCAAGACGCTGGGTCGTCTGTCAACCGAAATCGCCCGTCGTCTGCGGGGCAAGCATAAGCCTGAGTACACCCCCCATGTAGACACTGGCGATTACATTGTTGTGATCAATGCGGGCCAGGTGCGGGTGACTGGCAACAAGGCATCTGACAAGATGTACTATAGTCACACCGGCTTTCCGGGTGGAATCAAGTCCATCAACTTCGAGAAGCTGGTCGACAAGGCGCCCGAGCAAATTATTCAGAAGTCTGTCAAAGGCATGCTTCCGAAGGGTCCGCTCGGCCGCGCCATGTTCAAGAAGCTGAAAATCTATGCCGGCGCTGAGCATCCTCACGCAGCCCAGCAGCCCAAAGAACTCGACATTTAA